In one Aeromicrobium wangtongii genomic region, the following are encoded:
- a CDS encoding YchJ family protein produces the protein MPATRCPCLSGLTYDACCGRLHDGTATAQTAEQLMRSRFSAFAVARPDYLLQTWHPTTRPATLELDDELRWYRLDILATREGGPFDTTGVVEFEAFYRSPAGAGSQHEISRFRREDGRWLYLDAIT, from the coding sequence ATGCCAGCCACTCGCTGCCCCTGCCTGAGCGGGCTCACCTACGACGCCTGCTGCGGACGCCTTCACGACGGCACCGCCACCGCGCAGACCGCCGAACAGCTGATGCGGTCGCGCTTCAGCGCCTTCGCGGTCGCCCGGCCCGACTACCTCCTGCAGACCTGGCACCCCACGACCCGTCCGGCGACCCTGGAGCTCGACGACGAGCTGCGCTGGTACCGGCTCGACATCCTGGCGACCCGCGAGGGTGGCCCGTTCGACACCACCGGCGTCGTGGAGTTCGAGGCGTTCTACCGCTCGCCGGCCGGAGCAGGCAGCCAGCACGAGATCAGCCGCTTCCGCCGCGAGGACGGCCGCTGGCTCTACCTCGACGCCATCACCTGA
- a CDS encoding AGE family epimerase/isomerase, with protein sequence MSRTDETPGSPQWRHAARTGLLAFARRSERPDGGFIWLDDSGQRDRDKGLELWINARMTYVFALAHLAGDDDAQRLSEHGVKALATLFHDDEHDGWYDELSLQGQPVDRDKRCYGHAHVLLAAAAASAAGVEGAAALLDEALRLQSEHFWDQESGRCVEAFSRDWSMLDPYRGANSNMHTVEAYLAAGDVTGDPVWHERALSICERIIGIHARSHGWRIPEHYDHDWTPVPEYNQDSPADPFRPYGATPGHAFEWSRLLVQLAASLEDPKPWLLESAEALFAQAVQDTVEDDTPGLAYTTDWHGVPVVHERFHWVMSEAVMAAEALHAFTGSPLHAGLASRWWAEIDEYFVDAATGAWHHELTPAMTQSSRTWRGKPDAYHAFNALTLPDLPLAPSAALTIGAAR encoded by the coding sequence ATGTCCCGCACCGATGAGACCCCCGGCAGCCCGCAGTGGCGGCACGCCGCGCGCACCGGCCTGTTGGCCTTCGCGCGACGGTCCGAGCGCCCCGACGGCGGTTTCATCTGGCTGGACGACAGCGGCCAGCGTGACCGGGACAAAGGGCTCGAGCTGTGGATCAACGCGCGGATGACATACGTCTTCGCCCTGGCACACCTGGCCGGTGATGACGATGCGCAGCGCCTGTCCGAGCACGGCGTCAAGGCGCTGGCGACCCTGTTCCACGACGACGAGCATGACGGCTGGTACGACGAGCTCAGCCTGCAAGGACAGCCGGTCGACCGCGACAAGCGCTGCTACGGGCACGCCCACGTCCTGCTCGCGGCAGCCGCCGCGAGCGCGGCCGGGGTCGAGGGCGCGGCGGCCCTGCTCGACGAGGCCCTCCGCCTGCAGTCCGAGCACTTCTGGGACCAGGAGTCCGGCCGGTGCGTCGAGGCGTTCAGCCGCGACTGGTCCATGCTCGATCCGTACCGCGGCGCGAACAGCAACATGCACACCGTCGAGGCCTACCTGGCCGCCGGGGACGTCACGGGTGACCCGGTGTGGCACGAGCGGGCGCTGTCGATCTGCGAGCGCATCATCGGCATCCACGCCCGCTCCCACGGATGGCGCATCCCCGAGCACTACGACCACGACTGGACGCCGGTGCCCGAGTACAACCAGGACTCACCGGCCGACCCCTTCCGCCCGTACGGCGCCACCCCCGGTCACGCCTTCGAGTGGTCCCGGCTGCTCGTGCAGCTCGCGGCCAGCCTGGAGGACCCGAAGCCGTGGCTCCTGGAGTCCGCGGAGGCGTTGTTCGCGCAGGCGGTCCAGGACACGGTCGAGGACGACACCCCCGGCCTGGCGTACACGACCGACTGGCACGGGGTGCCGGTCGTCCACGAGCGGTTCCACTGGGTCATGTCCGAGGCCGTGATGGCCGCAGAGGCCTTGCACGCCTTCACCGGCAGCCCGTTGCACGCGGGTCTGGCCAGCCGCTGGTGGGCCGAGATCGACGAGTACTTCGTCGATGCCGCCACCGGCGCCTGGCACCACGAGCTCACCCCCGCGATGACGCAGTCGTCGCGGACGTGGCGCGGCAAGCCCGATGCGTACCACGCCTTCAACGCCCTGACCCTGCCCGATCTGCCCCTGGCGCCCAGCGCCGCGCTGACGATCGGCGCCGCGCGGTGA
- a CDS encoding ABC transporter permease subunit: protein MSTLTLHETRAGMDAASAGFGHTLHAEWIKLWSVRSTWWTMIALVVLGAGLTTLICWGNAEWLASSDADEAPGAFITWGMMIAQVCAVIIGTLAVTSEYGSGMIRTSFAAVPRRGSVFLAKAVVVCGVLFVVGTLTALLGYLGGNHFLAREGIGLPLEGDVARAMYGCGLFLAALGLLSMAVGFLVRHTAAAISIVLATVFVIGNMVMLIPGQLGEWITKLMPGNAASALVAPVSFNPDALGAWTGFGVMLAEVAALCAAAWWLLGRRDA from the coding sequence ATGAGCACACTGACCCTTCACGAGACCCGCGCCGGGATGGACGCTGCCTCCGCCGGCTTCGGGCACACCCTGCACGCCGAGTGGATCAAGCTGTGGAGCGTCCGCTCCACGTGGTGGACGATGATCGCCCTGGTGGTGCTCGGGGCGGGGCTGACGACGCTGATCTGCTGGGGCAACGCCGAGTGGCTTGCCAGCTCGGACGCCGACGAGGCCCCGGGAGCGTTCATCACCTGGGGCATGATGATCGCCCAGGTCTGCGCGGTCATCATCGGGACGCTCGCGGTGACGTCCGAGTACGGCAGCGGCATGATCCGCACGTCGTTCGCGGCCGTGCCCCGTCGGGGGTCGGTGTTCCTGGCCAAGGCCGTCGTGGTCTGCGGCGTCCTGTTCGTGGTCGGCACGCTGACCGCCCTGCTGGGTTACCTGGGTGGCAACCACTTCCTGGCCCGCGAGGGCATCGGCCTGCCGTTGGAGGGCGACGTGGCCCGGGCGATGTACGGGTGCGGCTTGTTCCTCGCCGCGCTCGGGTTGCTGTCCATGGCGGTCGGCTTCCTGGTCCGGCACACCGCCGCGGCGATCTCGATCGTCCTGGCGACGGTGTTCGTGATCGGCAACATGGTCATGCTGATCCCCGGCCAGCTCGGCGAGTGGATCACCAAGCTGATGCCCGGCAACGCAGCCAGCGCGCTGGTCGCACCGGTGTCGTTCAACCCCGATGCGCTCGGCGCCTGGACCGGCTTCGGCGTGATGCTGGCCGAGGTGGCCGCCCTGTGCGCCGCGGCGTGGTGGCTGCTGGGACGCCGCGACGCCTGA
- a CDS encoding alpha/beta fold hydrolase yields MTPPPVRHFAGGDGVRLAYREVGDGPPVLLLHGFITTGSLAWLSSGHAERLAARGHRVVMADLRGHGDSSRPHDPAAYPPDVLADDALALVEHLGLGDYDLVGYSLGARTVIRMLARGATPRRAAVGGAGYGQIIHSAGSGAMFRHVLENRGRHAWGSREWLLEGFLRKTGGDPEALLLVLDTLVDTAPEQLAAIPVPTLVIEGSQDDPDSGRQLAAALQDAVFVEVPGDHIGASGTPELGDAIAGFLDRRPG; encoded by the coding sequence GTGACACCGCCGCCGGTGCGGCACTTCGCAGGAGGCGACGGCGTCCGGCTCGCCTACCGGGAGGTGGGGGACGGACCACCGGTGCTCCTGCTGCACGGCTTCATCACCACCGGATCGTTGGCGTGGCTGAGCAGCGGCCACGCCGAGCGCCTCGCAGCCCGCGGCCACCGCGTCGTCATGGCGGACCTCCGTGGGCACGGTGACAGCTCGCGCCCGCACGACCCGGCTGCCTATCCACCCGACGTCCTGGCCGATGATGCCCTCGCCCTGGTCGAGCACCTGGGGCTCGGCGACTACGACCTGGTCGGGTACTCGCTCGGCGCCCGCACCGTCATCCGGATGCTCGCCCGCGGCGCGACTCCACGGCGCGCTGCGGTCGGCGGTGCCGGCTACGGGCAGATCATCCACTCCGCCGGGAGCGGAGCGATGTTCCGGCACGTCCTGGAGAATCGTGGCCGGCACGCGTGGGGCTCACGCGAATGGTTGCTGGAGGGTTTCCTGCGCAAGACGGGCGGGGATCCCGAGGCGCTCCTGCTCGTGCTGGACACCCTCGTCGACACCGCCCCCGAGCAGCTCGCGGCCATCCCCGTCCCGACCCTGGTGATCGAGGGCAGCCAGGACGACCCGGACAGCGGGCGTCAGCTGGCCGCTGCATTGCAGGACGCCGTGTTCGTCGAGGTGCCCGGCGACCACATCGGCGCGTCCGGAACACCGGAGCTGGGCGATGCGATCGCCGGGTTCCTGGACCGGCGACCGGGCTGA
- a CDS encoding carbohydrate kinase family protein: protein MTSDRPVILVVGDLVDDIGVRPLGTVNPASDTVSEIRMTPGGSAANVASWLGHLGAPVRFVGRCGADATSRHAAALRSHGVDARISGDPDLPTATIVLTLDEAADRTMYVDRAANATLTAEHVPADVWEDVGWLHLTGYSFFDDEVRPLAIALVDEARRRGAGVSIDPSSLGFLQAAGRDAAAGWLAGADLVFPNEDEQGFLQLGGDGVVLTRGQHGATFAGHAVPAGATEVVDTVGAGDAFCAGFLSRWVEQRDATSALLAGAEAAAACVSVRGARPVL from the coding sequence GTGACATCGGACCGGCCGGTGATCCTGGTCGTCGGCGATCTGGTCGACGACATCGGGGTCCGGCCCCTCGGTACGGTCAACCCGGCCAGCGACACGGTCTCGGAGATCCGGATGACTCCCGGCGGATCGGCTGCGAACGTCGCATCGTGGCTGGGTCACCTCGGTGCGCCGGTCCGGTTCGTCGGACGCTGCGGTGCAGACGCCACCTCGCGGCACGCGGCGGCCCTTCGGTCGCACGGGGTGGACGCGCGCATCAGCGGCGATCCCGACCTGCCGACCGCGACGATCGTCCTGACCCTCGACGAGGCCGCCGACCGCACGATGTACGTCGACCGGGCCGCGAATGCGACGCTCACCGCCGAGCACGTGCCCGCCGACGTCTGGGAGGACGTGGGCTGGCTGCACCTGACCGGCTACTCGTTCTTCGACGACGAGGTACGCCCGCTGGCCATCGCCCTGGTCGACGAGGCGCGCCGGCGGGGAGCCGGGGTCAGCATCGATCCCAGCTCGCTGGGCTTCCTGCAGGCCGCCGGTCGCGATGCCGCGGCAGGCTGGCTGGCCGGCGCCGATCTGGTCTTCCCCAACGAGGACGAGCAGGGCTTCCTGCAGCTCGGCGGCGACGGTGTCGTCCTGACCCGCGGGCAGCACGGCGCGACGTTCGCGGGTCACGCCGTGCCCGCCGGCGCGACGGAGGTCGTCGACACCGTCGGTGCCGGCGACGCCTTCTGCGCGGGCTTCCTCAGCCGGTGGGTCGAGCAGCGCGATGCAACCTCTGCGCTGCTGGCGGGCGCGGAGGCCGCTGCTGCGTGCGTGTCGGTCCGGGGTGCGCGGCCAGTTCTCTGA
- a CDS encoding heterodisulfide reductase-related iron-sulfur binding cluster — protein MSGNEAFMQVVAIVVSLVVTVVALPLIIKAVRDMLKVIRTGRPLVGRRDRPAQRTVNMLVETFGHTRMFQKRAVAVAHWFVYAAFIFLSTAVLQGYFQLFNPDFAWPIIGHWYPYEWAAEALGLLSTIGILYLILVRQRKHPRSLGRKSRFFGSTFWQAYFVEVMAMLEGAAILFIRGAEYKLIELHHGGEHGGRAHFPISSYVGDALYPDSEQGLKNVIFFVAMFKITLAMVWLMVIARNLTMGVAWHRFTAWPNIWFKRKADGSTALGGLQPIYINEKPLDLEAMEDLEEEDFEKLGVGKLEDFSWKGILDFTTCTECGRCQEQCPAWATDKPLSPKLLVMGLREHAYAKAPLLNLSEEEQAKLTDEQKQELERPLIGDESMYGVIDPDVLWSCTNCGACVQQCPVDIEHVDHIDDMRRFQVLVESNFPAELNNIFKGLERKGNPWGMSPKNRMDWAKDLDFEVKQVGVDVEDLDEVDWLFWVGCAGAYEDRAKKTTQAVAELLDMAGVTFAVLGDGETCTGDPARRAGNEIVFQQLAMQNAEVFKETKVKKVVSTCAHCFNTLKNEYAEFGVELEVVHHTQLLNRLVREGKLTPRPPVADEEKKKITYHDPCFVGRHNQVYEPPRELLSVIPGAEFTEMPRNKEKSFCCGAGGARMWMEETIGSRINVNRTEEAIATGADQIAVGCPFCRVMLSDGLTLKQSEGAAREEVEVLDVAQMLLAGVKRAPEPTKDDDAAVVAEAEAATASAATEAEPDAGDQADPDSISATEEVGAGAKAHTEGDPHDKEPEAGTEDAQDVAEELQQPTDKSDAADQEIAAESNVKLDERGGGHADESAAPTEPRNADARAGDTDTSDVESGAGASTEPANDVNDEPAAEVSTEPASEKEDAAWANVGAVNTDSTPEPQATPAEEVTDVPDETEPVEQDAREEEADTVATEEAVADVNDEPAGEKEDAAWANVGPVNTDLTPSEPAASPEETPSTGSGSEDGSGSKDSSGSEDGPAEKITHVPDEVEPVEEDAREEEAEAINKAKAAAPDEITPVEDGDNTADPVSEDVVELSDANPSGKDLSQTATQLSLDDLEDDEPKS, from the coding sequence ATGTCTGGAAATGAGGCCTTCATGCAGGTCGTCGCGATTGTCGTGTCACTTGTCGTCACCGTTGTTGCACTGCCACTGATCATCAAGGCGGTGCGCGACATGCTGAAGGTGATCCGCACCGGTCGCCCATTGGTCGGTCGCCGCGACCGCCCGGCGCAGCGCACCGTCAACATGCTGGTCGAGACCTTCGGTCACACGCGGATGTTCCAGAAGCGGGCCGTCGCGGTCGCGCACTGGTTCGTGTACGCGGCGTTCATCTTCCTCAGCACCGCGGTGCTGCAGGGCTACTTCCAGCTGTTCAACCCTGACTTCGCCTGGCCCATCATCGGCCACTGGTACCCGTACGAGTGGGCCGCCGAGGCCCTCGGACTGCTGAGCACCATCGGCATCCTGTACCTGATCCTCGTGCGTCAGCGGAAGCACCCGCGCTCGCTCGGTCGCAAGAGCCGCTTCTTCGGATCGACGTTCTGGCAGGCCTACTTCGTCGAGGTCATGGCGATGCTCGAGGGCGCTGCGATCCTGTTCATCCGCGGCGCGGAGTACAAGCTGATCGAGCTGCACCACGGCGGCGAGCACGGCGGACGCGCCCACTTCCCGATCAGCTCGTACGTCGGCGACGCGCTCTACCCCGACTCCGAGCAGGGTCTGAAGAACGTCATCTTCTTCGTCGCGATGTTCAAGATCACGCTCGCGATGGTCTGGCTCATGGTGATCGCCCGCAACCTGACGATGGGCGTGGCCTGGCACCGGTTCACCGCGTGGCCCAACATCTGGTTCAAGCGCAAGGCCGACGGCAGCACGGCCCTCGGCGGCCTGCAGCCCATCTACATCAACGAGAAGCCCCTCGACCTCGAGGCCATGGAGGACCTGGAGGAGGAGGACTTCGAGAAGCTCGGCGTCGGCAAGCTCGAGGACTTCTCCTGGAAGGGCATCCTGGACTTCACGACCTGCACCGAGTGCGGTCGTTGCCAGGAGCAGTGCCCCGCGTGGGCCACCGACAAGCCCCTGTCGCCGAAGCTGCTGGTGATGGGCCTGCGTGAGCACGCCTACGCCAAGGCCCCGCTGCTGAACCTGTCGGAGGAGGAGCAGGCCAAGCTCACCGACGAGCAGAAGCAGGAGCTCGAGCGGCCGCTCATCGGCGACGAGTCGATGTACGGCGTCATCGATCCGGACGTCCTGTGGTCGTGCACCAACTGTGGCGCCTGCGTGCAGCAGTGCCCCGTCGACATCGAGCACGTCGACCACATCGACGACATGCGCCGCTTCCAGGTGCTCGTCGAGTCGAACTTCCCCGCCGAGCTGAACAACATCTTCAAGGGCCTGGAGCGCAAGGGGAACCCGTGGGGCATGAGCCCCAAGAACCGCATGGACTGGGCCAAGGACCTCGACTTCGAGGTCAAGCAGGTCGGTGTGGACGTCGAGGACCTCGACGAGGTCGACTGGCTGTTCTGGGTCGGCTGCGCCGGCGCCTACGAGGACCGCGCCAAGAAGACGACGCAGGCCGTCGCCGAGCTGCTCGACATGGCCGGCGTCACCTTCGCCGTCCTGGGTGACGGCGAGACCTGCACGGGCGATCCCGCCCGTCGCGCCGGCAACGAGATCGTCTTCCAGCAGCTCGCGATGCAGAACGCCGAGGTCTTCAAGGAGACCAAGGTCAAGAAGGTCGTCTCCACCTGCGCGCACTGCTTCAACACGCTGAAGAACGAGTACGCCGAGTTCGGCGTCGAGCTCGAGGTCGTGCACCACACGCAGCTGCTCAACCGCCTCGTGCGCGAGGGCAAGCTGACGCCCCGCCCGCCGGTCGCGGACGAGGAGAAGAAGAAGATCACGTACCACGACCCGTGCTTCGTGGGTCGTCACAACCAGGTCTACGAGCCGCCTCGCGAGCTGCTCAGTGTCATCCCCGGCGCCGAGTTCACCGAGATGCCCCGCAACAAGGAGAAGTCCTTCTGCTGCGGCGCCGGTGGCGCGCGCATGTGGATGGAGGAGACGATCGGCTCGCGCATCAACGTCAACCGCACCGAGGAGGCCATCGCGACCGGCGCCGACCAGATCGCCGTCGGCTGCCCGTTCTGCCGGGTCATGCTGTCGGACGGTCTGACCCTCAAGCAGTCCGAGGGTGCCGCTCGCGAGGAGGTCGAGGTCCTGGACGTCGCACAGATGCTGCTGGCCGGCGTCAAGCGCGCCCCGGAGCCGACCAAGGACGACGACGCGGCTGTCGTCGCCGAGGCGGAGGCCGCCACGGCGTCCGCCGCGACCGAGGCCGAGCCGGATGCCGGCGACCAGGCCGATCCGGACTCGATCTCGGCGACCGAGGAGGTCGGCGCGGGCGCCAAGGCCCACACCGAGGGCGATCCGCACGACAAGGAGCCGGAGGCCGGCACCGAGGACGCGCAGGACGTGGCCGAGGAGCTGCAGCAGCCGACGGACAAGAGCGATGCGGCCGATCAGGAGATCGCGGCGGAGAGCAACGTCAAGCTCGACGAGAGGGGCGGCGGTCACGCCGACGAGTCCGCAGCACCCACCGAGCCCCGCAATGCGGACGCTCGCGCGGGTGACACGGACACCTCGGACGTCGAGTCCGGCGCCGGCGCCAGCACCGAGCCGGCCAATGACGTCAACGACGAGCCCGCCGCCGAGGTCAGCACCGAGCCGGCCAGCGAGAAGGAAGACGCTGCCTGGGCCAACGTCGGCGCGGTCAACACCGACTCGACGCCGGAGCCGCAGGCGACCCCCGCCGAGGAGGTCACCGACGTGCCGGACGAGACGGAGCCCGTCGAGCAGGACGCCCGCGAGGAGGAGGCCGACACGGTTGCCACCGAGGAGGCCGTGGCGGACGTCAACGACGAGCCCGCCGGCGAGAAGGAAGACGCTGCCTGGGCCAACGTCGGCCCGGTCAACACCGATCTCACGCCGTCGGAGCCCGCTGCGAGCCCGGAGGAGACCCCTTCGACAGGCTCAGGGAGCGAGGACGGCTCAGGGAGCAAGGACAGCTCAGGGAGCGAGGACGGGCCGGCCGAGAAGATCACGCACGTGCCCGACGAGGTCGAGCCGGTCGAGGAGGACGCGCGCGAGGAGGAGGCCGAGGCCATCAACAAGGCCAAGGCCGCCGCACCCGACGAGATCACCCCCGTCGAGGACGGTGACAACACCGCCGATCCGGTCTCCGAGGACGTCGTGGAGCTCAGCGACGCCAATCCCAGCGGCAAGGACCTGAGCCAGACCGCGACGCAGCTCAGCCTCGACGACCTCGAGGACGACGAGCCGAAGTCGTAG
- a CDS encoding uracil-xanthine permease family protein codes for MSWTLHGDGRTIADGDVVRPGERLSWPRTIGFGGQHVVAMFGATFLVPLLTGFPPSTTLFFSGVGTILFLLLTGNRLPSYLGSSFAFIAPIQASMQSDDMAAALFGLVVTGLLLAAVGALVIVTGTRWIEVLMPPVVTGAIIALIGLNLSGAATDNYKSAPWIATITLATIVVVAVAFRGLIARLSILIGVVVGYIAAAIGGELDFSAVGDASWIGWPEFTSPSITWSVVPMFLPVVLVLVAENVGHVRSVAHLTEDPSLNQKTGPALLADGLATSIAGMGGGSATTTYGENIGVMTATRVFSTAAYWVAAVVAIALGMSPKFGALLNTIPSGVLGGVTVALYGLIGLIGVKIWMDNHVDFTQPINQYTAAIALVIGIGDLTLSAGDMTFTGIALGTIAAIVVFHAMRLLQRLRA; via the coding sequence GTGAGCTGGACACTGCACGGAGACGGCCGGACGATCGCCGACGGGGATGTCGTCCGACCCGGCGAGAGGCTCTCGTGGCCCCGCACCATCGGCTTCGGCGGCCAGCACGTGGTCGCCATGTTCGGCGCGACCTTCCTGGTGCCGCTGCTGACGGGCTTCCCGCCGTCGACGACCCTGTTCTTCTCCGGCGTGGGAACGATCCTGTTCCTGCTGCTGACCGGCAACCGCCTGCCCAGCTACCTGGGCTCGTCCTTCGCGTTCATCGCTCCCATCCAGGCCTCGATGCAGTCCGACGACATGGCCGCCGCCCTGTTCGGCCTGGTCGTCACCGGCCTGCTGCTCGCCGCCGTGGGCGCGCTGGTCATCGTGACCGGCACCCGGTGGATCGAGGTGCTCATGCCGCCGGTCGTGACCGGCGCCATCATCGCGCTGATCGGCCTGAACCTGTCCGGGGCCGCGACCGACAACTACAAGAGCGCCCCCTGGATCGCGACCATCACGCTGGCCACGATCGTCGTGGTCGCGGTGGCCTTCCGCGGCCTCATCGCCCGGCTGTCGATCCTGATCGGCGTCGTGGTCGGCTACATCGCCGCCGCGATCGGCGGCGAGCTCGACTTCAGCGCGGTCGGCGACGCCTCGTGGATCGGCTGGCCGGAGTTCACCTCGCCCAGCATCACGTGGTCCGTGGTGCCGATGTTCCTGCCGGTCGTGCTGGTGCTCGTCGCCGAGAACGTCGGCCACGTGCGCAGCGTCGCCCACCTGACCGAGGACCCGTCCCTGAACCAGAAGACCGGCCCGGCCCTGCTGGCCGACGGCCTCGCGACGTCGATCGCCGGCATGGGCGGCGGCTCCGCCACGACGACGTACGGCGAGAACATCGGCGTCATGACCGCCACCCGGGTCTTCTCCACCGCCGCCTACTGGGTCGCCGCCGTCGTGGCGATCGCGCTGGGCATGTCGCCGAAGTTCGGCGCCCTGCTCAACACCATCCCCAGCGGCGTCCTGGGCGGCGTGACCGTGGCGCTGTACGGCCTCATCGGGCTGATCGGTGTCAAGATCTGGATGGACAACCACGTCGACTTCACCCAGCCCATCAACCAGTACACCGCCGCGATCGCCTTGGTCATCGGCATCGGCGACCTGACCCTCTCGGCCGGCGACATGACCTTCACCGGGATCGCGCTGGGCACGATCGCGGCGATCGTGGTCTTCCACGCGATGCGCCTGCTGCAGCGCCTGCGCGCCTGA
- a CDS encoding ABC transporter ATP-binding protein, which produces MIRAQGLTKAYGDKIAVDGLDFTVEPGRVTGFLGPNGAGKSTTMRMAMGLDGPTKGSVSVNGHRYGDSPAPLREVGALLEAHAIHPGRSARDHLRWLAASNGIPTTRVGEVLEQVGLDAVAGQRAGRFSLGMGQRLGIAAALIGDPAVVILDEPVNGLDPEGIRWVRQLARRLADEGRTVFVSSHLMSEMALMADHLIVIGRGTILADCSMRQFMADHAASYVRVSAPQSTDIEALLVGRGLEVTRVGDELRVQGLAAPAIGELIGSHGLLLHELTLVRSSLEDAFMALTADSVEYHAKAAEEIKAVRR; this is translated from the coding sequence ATGATCCGCGCCCAGGGCCTCACGAAGGCCTACGGCGACAAGATCGCCGTCGACGGCCTCGACTTCACGGTCGAGCCCGGCCGGGTGACCGGCTTCCTCGGCCCCAACGGTGCCGGCAAGTCCACCACGATGCGCATGGCGATGGGGCTGGACGGCCCGACGAAGGGATCGGTGAGCGTCAACGGCCACCGGTACGGCGACTCGCCGGCCCCGTTGCGGGAGGTGGGTGCGCTGCTCGAGGCGCACGCGATCCACCCGGGACGCTCCGCCCGCGACCACCTGCGCTGGCTGGCGGCAAGCAACGGCATCCCCACCACCCGTGTCGGGGAGGTGCTGGAGCAGGTGGGCCTGGACGCGGTCGCCGGCCAACGGGCGGGGCGCTTCTCGCTCGGCATGGGCCAGCGGCTGGGCATCGCGGCGGCGCTGATCGGCGACCCGGCCGTCGTGATCCTCGACGAGCCGGTCAACGGACTGGATCCCGAGGGGATCCGCTGGGTCCGGCAGCTGGCCCGCCGACTCGCCGACGAGGGGCGGACGGTCTTCGTCTCCAGCCACCTCATGTCGGAGATGGCGCTGATGGCCGACCACCTCATCGTGATCGGTCGGGGGACGATCCTGGCGGACTGCTCGATGCGGCAGTTCATGGCCGACCACGCGGCGTCCTACGTGCGGGTGAGTGCGCCGCAGTCCACCGACATCGAGGCGCTGCTCGTCGGTCGCGGGCTCGAGGTCACCCGGGTCGGCGACGAGCTGCGGGTGCAGGGACTCGCTGCGCCCGCCATCGGCGAGCTGATCGGCTCGCACGGGCTGCTGCTGCACGAGCTGACGTTGGTGCGCTCCTCGCTCGAGGACGCGTTCATGGCACTGACGGCCGACAGCGTGGAGTACCACGCGAAGGCCGCCGAAGAGATCAAGGCGGTACGACGATGA
- a CDS encoding carbohydrate kinase family protein produces the protein MTVLVIGEALVDVVTRPGQDPEPHAGGSPFNVAIGLSRLDVPTVLAAQIGGDRHGDGLRWALDDSHVTLAALSPVPDRTSTANATLGEDGSASYEFDLTWDPDGLPDPSAFDAVHVGSLGTALQPGAKLVAGLVTGADALGVPVSYDPNIRLTVEPDPQVWRAVFDAIAPHATILKMSDEDADTLFPGEAPADLARRLAAEHGIVAITCGSQGSLIAAGTAFASVPPADVRVVDTIGAGDSFMAAMLSWCAMYDWPSADELDDTELTDLALYASSAAAITCSRPGADPPWTAELTP, from the coding sequence GTGACGGTCCTGGTCATCGGCGAGGCGCTGGTCGACGTCGTCACGCGGCCCGGACAGGACCCCGAGCCCCATGCCGGCGGATCGCCGTTCAACGTCGCGATCGGTCTGTCCCGGCTGGACGTCCCGACCGTCCTGGCCGCCCAGATCGGCGGGGACCGCCACGGCGACGGCCTGCGCTGGGCCCTGGACGACTCCCACGTGACCCTGGCCGCCCTGTCGCCCGTCCCCGACCGCACGTCCACCGCGAATGCGACGCTGGGCGAGGACGGCAGCGCCAGCTATGAGTTCGACCTGACCTGGGACCCCGACGGGCTGCCCGATCCGTCGGCCTTCGACGCCGTGCACGTCGGCTCGCTGGGCACCGCGCTGCAACCCGGCGCCAAGCTGGTGGCCGGGCTGGTGACCGGCGCGGACGCGCTGGGGGTGCCGGTCTCGTACGATCCCAACATCCGGCTCACCGTCGAGCCCGATCCGCAGGTGTGGCGCGCCGTGTTCGACGCGATCGCGCCGCACGCCACGATCCTGAAGATGAGCGACGAGGACGCCGACACGCTGTTCCCGGGCGAGGCGCCCGCCGACCTGGCCCGGCGTCTCGCCGCCGAGCACGGCATCGTCGCGATCACCTGCGGGTCGCAGGGATCGCTCATCGCGGCGGGCACCGCATTCGCCTCCGTCCCACCCGCGGACGTCCGCGTGGTCGACACGATCGGCGCCGGCGACTCGTTCATGGCCGCGATGCTGTCGTGGTGCGCGATGTACGACTGGCCGTCCGCGGACGAGCTGGACGACACCGAGCTCACCGACCTGGCGCTGTACGCGTCCAGCGCCGCGGCGATCACCTGCTCCCGCCCGGGCGCCGATCCGCCGTGGACGGCCGAGCTCACCCCGTGA